The DNA sequence TCGTTTGTGATAATCCCAATGTGCTTTTTAACGTCCCAGATGCTGTACCTGGTTTGGCCAAAGAGTTTGACCGATGGGCCCTTGCCGCTCCAGGCGGCATACGTGTCGCCCGACAGTAGTTTCATAAGCGTGGTTTTGCCTGCTCCGTTTGGGCCTATAATAGCGGTGTGTTGTCTGTGCGCAATTGACAGTGATATGTCATATAAAATCGGTTGTCCGGACCGGACAACCGAGGCTTGGGTTAATTCAAAAATCTCATCCACAGGCTCCGCCATCCATTATCGTATCCAGAATCAGGTGGCAGATATACTGATGAATGACCTCCACGATGCCATAGACATTTGAGGGGACATAAAAATTTATACCGCCCTTTTTTCGCAACGGATTATCCGGTTTAAACCCGGAAAGAGTAATCACAGGACAGGACTTTTTAACTGCCATATCAGCCCCATTTAGGATATTTTTAGAGTTGCCGGAGCTGCTGATTGCTATCAGGACATCCCCATTATCGGCAAACATTTCAATTGGTTTTTCAAACACAAACTCATAGCCGTAATCGTTTGCGATACAGGTCAGAAGGGAGGGGTCGTTAAAGGCAGTGGCTTTGATGCGGCCATTTTTCCAGAAATCTATCGCCATATGGCTTGCTATAGCGGCAGAGCCGCCATTACCGATAAACATCACCTTCCTCCGGCGTTCCTGCGGTTCTGTCTGTAACTGCCTGTGGCCGCTGACCACCACCTCACAGGTTTTTGCAATGCCAGATATGAAATCTAAAGACATGCCGGAGGCATCCGTTACTATAATAGCGTCAAGTGCCGCCTTAAAATCAGTGAAGCATTTCTGGGCTGTTTCAGCATATATCATTGAATGTATTGTAACACGAAAGGCAAGGGGAATAATAAACCGGGGGGACAGAATAAGAACTTTTTATCTGCAGATTGCGCAGATTTCCACAGATAGTATCTTATACCAATTCGAGACCGTTGCAAAATTCCCAAAATGGGGGAAAAGTATTTCCCAATTAATACCGAGTAGCAGCCTAAAATATAATAATGATGAGATTACCACGTCGCTATCGCTCCTCGTAATGACGGATAGGTACGCCCACGCACAGCCCACGCCGTCATTGCGAACCCCCGCAGGGGGTGTGGCAATCTCATCCTTTTTCTATAACATTTTGTTATATTTTTGAACTCAACTTTGGTGTTATAATATTTTTGCAACGGTCTCTATTCGCAGTCAGAAGTATAACAAGGCGGCAAGGAGAAAGCGACGCAGGCGTACTTTTACAGGGGATTCCCCTTCAGGGGAGACGTTGAGGAGCTTTTGACGCAGCCAACGAAGTTAGACGATTGAATGCGGATTGGTATTACAACAGAGCAATGTTTTCATTGCCTCTCTAATGCTTTAAGCACAACCTTAAGCTCTTTCCGTAAGTCTTTTCTTTCAGCATCAGAGAAATCGCCAACATTGCTCTCTACGGCTCTTAGCGCCTCAGTAAGTTTAGCGCACAGGCGGTGGTGTTCCGCTGCCTGCGGCGTGCCGTTAAATAGCTCTGCCGCCTCTTGTTTGGTTAGTTTAGAGGTCAGCGCTTTATCAAACACCACATCAAAGTCCGGATGTTCAACGTTTGAAGCCAGCGCATAACCCACAGAGAGACTAACGCGTTTCTCTCTCAGGGCGTCTTTAACCTTTTGCGGAAGTCTGAGCAAAGTCAGAAGCCGTTGCAGGGTTCTACCGGATTTACCCGATATTTTTACAATTGCGGACACTGTGTCTGCAAGTTCAGGGCTGAGTCTTTCTGGAGCTCTGCCGTGCGTTACCAGAGCGTTTATAACGTCATTAGCCGTAGAGTCGCCAACTTTGCTTATAAAGTAACGAAAATACCCCTCGGCCTCATCCAGAAAGTTCAGATCCTGCCGGATTATGTTTTCAATTAACTGTATCTCAATAATGTCTGAGTCAGTGAGATTATGCAGGATGCGTGCCGCAATGGTGGAGAGCCCCAGGGTTTTAGCCGCACGGAGCCGTCTTTCTCCGGCAATAAGGATGAACTTGCCGTCTCTTTCTGCCACAAGCACAGGCTGCAGCACCCCCTGTCTGCTGACAGAGTCCAGCAGTTGCCCAAAGTGCTTATCCTCACGCATTTCCTGCCTGACCTGAGGTCTTACTACGATATCAGAAACAGAGATGGCCACATCAGCGGCATTTGACATCACAGACATAAACCGCGACGATATGTACCCATCCGCCCCCTTTTTTAAAAGTTCTTTCGTAATCTTAGGCACTGTACAGTCATTATAGTTAATACGGGTGTTTTAATCAAGAATACCTCTGAGGAAATACAGCTGCATCCTCTCAGTGTACACTTTCAGTGTGCTCGCCTCCTTTTCTGTGTCTCATAATAAGAATCAGCGGCAGATTGAGGATTAACGCAAAAAAGGTTATCATTGACACCTTGTTAAAGGAAATCATTGAGGCCTGTCTCTGTAATTCCATATAAATAGAGGCATCCGCCGCATGTTTAGCAGCAGCCCCTGTAATACCTCTCGTACCGAAAAATGCAACAATTGAGTTAACCGCATTTTGATAATTAAGGTTAAAAGGGTTAAGCCGTCCGATAAGATCAAACTGTGTTGTCTGAGTGCTGCGGGCAAGTATGGTCATAGCCAGCGATATGCCTATGCTGCCTCCGGTGTTTCTTATGAGATTGAACATCCCTGAGGCATTTGACATGCGTTCCCGCTCGATGTGAGACATGGTGAGAGTCATAAGCGGGATAAAGAAACATCCGGCCCCTATGCCAAGAATCGCTCTGGGAATCAATACCGCCATAAAGTCGGCGGACAAGTTAAGCTCTGAAAATAAGAAG is a window from the Nitrospirota bacterium genome containing:
- a CDS encoding SIS domain-containing protein, translating into MIYAETAQKCFTDFKAALDAIIVTDASGMSLDFISGIAKTCEVVVSGHRQLQTEPQERRRKVMFIGNGGSAAIASHMAIDFWKNGRIKATAFNDPSLLTCIANDYGYEFVFEKPIEMFADNGDVLIAISSSGNSKNILNGADMAVKKSCPVITLSGFKPDNPLRKKGGINFYVPSNVYGIVEVIHQYICHLILDTIMDGGACG
- a CDS encoding ParB/RepB/Spo0J family partition protein; translation: MPKITKELLKKGADGYISSRFMSVMSNAADVAISVSDIVVRPQVRQEMREDKHFGQLLDSVSRQGVLQPVLVAERDGKFILIAGERRLRAAKTLGLSTIAARILHNLTDSDIIEIQLIENIIRQDLNFLDEAEGYFRYFISKVGDSTANDVINALVTHGRAPERLSPELADTVSAIVKISGKSGRTLQRLLTLLRLPQKVKDALREKRVSLSVGYALASNVEHPDFDVVFDKALTSKLTKQEAAELFNGTPQAAEHHRLCAKLTEALRAVESNVGDFSDAERKDLRKELKVVLKALERQ